The proteins below come from a single Panicum hallii strain FIL2 chromosome 7, PHallii_v3.1, whole genome shotgun sequence genomic window:
- the LOC112901611 gene encoding GDSL esterase/lipase At4g16230-like — protein MAVRRGAFALVALCAVLALAVEGAVAKRPLVPAMFVFGDSLVDVGNNNRLDRCNVSCKANHRPYGVDYPCHSPSGRFSNGYNLADQLAQQLGFAASPPPFLYLSNASAIRRISTGINFASGGSGLLPTTGNKACVEVVPMSEQVGNFTSLVRRWSAGSGGRTAPDVISKSLVFISVGSNDLFEYADHYITEANISSPSRNDTAFLQELIASYTSYVKDLHAAGARKFSVLSPSLVGCCPFQRKVAKDYGDVDQLGCLGTANNLSRQLHPMVASMLQGLSQELPGMSYSLGDAIGMAGWVFTNTNFTADRACCGAGDFGASLCNSSVPLCPDRSGYFFWDRYHPTEAASAITAKALFGGAAGPGRFVSPVNVQQLVAPRP, from the exons ATGGCCGTCCGCCGCGGGGCGTTCGCGCTGGTTGCCCTGTGCGCGGTGCTCGCGCTCGCCGTGGAGGGCGCcgtcgcgaagaggcccctcgTGCCGGCGATGTTCGTGTTCGGGGACTCCCTGGTGGACGTCGGCAACAACAACCGCCTGGACAGGTGCAACGTCAGCTGCAAGGCCAACCACCGGCCCTACGGCGTCGACTACCCCTGCCACTCGCCCAGCGGCCGGTTCAGCAACGGCTACAACCTGGCCGACCAGCTAG CTCAACAGCTGGGCTTCGCCGCGAGCCCGCCGCCTTTCCTGTACCTGTCGAACGCGAGCGCCATCCGGCGGATAAGCACGGGCATCAACTTCGCGTCAGGAGGCTCGGGGCTCCTCCCGACAACCGGGAACAAAGCG TGTGTCGAGGTGGTTCCCATGTCCGAGCAGGTCGGGAACTTCACGAGCCTCGTTCGAAGGTGGTCTGCTGGAAGCGGAGGCCGGACGGCGCCTGATGTCATCTCCAAGTCCCTCGTCTTCATCAGCGTCGGCAGCAACGACCTGTTCGAGTACGCCGATCATTATATTACAGAAGCTAACATCAGTAGCCCAAGCCGTAACGACACCGCGTTCCTGCAAGAGCTAATTGCCTCTTACACGAGCTACGTCAAG GACCTGCACGCCGCCGGGGCGAGGAAATTCAGCGTGCTGAGCCCGTCCCTGGTCGGCTGCTGCCCGTTCCAGAGGAAGGTCGCCAAGGACTACGGGGACGTGGACCAGCTCGGCTGCCTCGGCACGGCGAACAACCTCTCCCGGCAGCTCCACCCCATGGTCGCCTCCATGCTGCAGGGCCTCAGCCAGGAGCTGCCCGGCATGAGCTACTCCCTCGGCGACGCCATCGGGATGGCCGGATGGGTCTTCACCAACACCA ACTTCACGGCCGACCGCGCGTGCTGCGGCGCCGGGGATTTCGGCGCGAGCCTGTGCAACAGCTCGGTCCCCCTGTGCCCGGACCGGAGCGGCTACTTCTTCTGGGACAGGTACCACCCCACCGAGGCGGCGTCGGCGATCACCGCGAAGGCGCTCttcggcggcgccgccgggccCGGGCGCTTCGTCAGCCCGGTCAACGTGCAGCAGCTGGTGGCGCCGCGGCCATGA
- the LOC112901669 gene encoding GDSL esterase/lipase At5g55050-like produces the protein MASRGRAFAAGALFLLLELALQGAAESPLVPAMFVFGDSLVDVGNNNHLARCNASCRADYPRYGVDHPCHSPTGRFSNGYNLADQLAQLLGFPESPPPLLSLLKARLVPQMSSGGINFASGGAGLLDRTGPRVCGGEVLSMTAQVGNFTSLARRWRRENRTTAADLISRSLFFISVGSNDLFEHIDFPSAPNRNDIRFLQDLVASYTSYIKDLYAAGARKFSVVSPSLVGCCPSQRALAHDPSKGPIGVDKFGCLGAANNLSRQLHPMVADMLQGLSLELPRMNYSLGDAVGMAEFVFNSPSTPAYNFTELERACCGSGEFGEGGCNGSAPLCGNRSSYVFWDRFHPTEAASAVTAKELFVDTGLFVRPINVQQLVAPQP, from the exons ATGGCGAGCCGCGGCAGGGCGTTCGCGGCCGGCGCGCTGTTCCTGCTGCTCGAGCTCGCGCTGCAGGGCGCCGCGGAGTCGCCGCTCGTGCCGGCGATGTTCGTGTTCGGGGACTCCCTGGTGGACGTCGGCAACAACAACCACCTGGCCAGGTGCAACGCCAGCTGCAGGGCCGACTATCCGCGCTACGGCgtcgaccacccctgccactCGCCGACGGGGCGCTTCAGCAACGGCTACAACTTGGCAGACCAACTAG CCCAGCTGCTCGGCTTTCCCGAGAGCCCGCCGCCTCTCCTCTCCCTGCTCAAGGCGCGCCTCGTTCCGCAGATGAGCTCGGGCGGCATCAACTTCGCGTCGGGAGGGGCGGGGCTCCTCGACAGGACCGGTCCCAGAGTG TGTGGTGGGGAGGTGCTGTCCATGACGGCGCAGGTCGGCAACTTCACGAGCCTCGCTCGACGGTGGCGACGCGAAAACCGGACAACGGCGGCCGACCTCATCTCCAGATCCTTGTTCTTCATCAGCGTCGGCAGCAACGACCTGTTCGAGCACATCGATTTCCCCTCGGCCCCGAACCGTAACGACATCCGGTTCTTGCAGGACCTCGTCGCCTCCTACACGAGCTACATCAAG GACCTGTACGCCGCCGGGGCGAGGAAATTCAGCGTGGTGAGCCCGTCGCTGGTGGGGTGCTGCCCGTCGCAGAGGGCGCTGGCGCACGACCCCAGCAAGGGCCCCATCGGCGTCGACAAGTTCGGCTGCCTCGGCGCGGCGAACAACCTCTCCCGGCAGCTGCACCCCATGGTGGCCGACATGCTGCAGGGCCTCAGCCTGGAGCTGCCGCGCATGAACTACTCCCTCGGCGACGCCGTCGGGATGGCCGAGTTCGTCTTCAACAGCCCAAGCACGCCGGCCTACA ACTTCACGGAGCTTGAGAGGGCGTGCTGCGGCAGTGGGGAATTCGGCGAGGGTGGGTGCAATGGCTCGGCTCCCCTGTGCGGGAACCGCAGCAGCTACGTGTTCTGGGACAGGTTCCACCCGACGGAGGCCGCGTCGGCGGTCACCGCTAAGGAGCTCTTCGTCGACACCGGGCTCTTCGTGCGCCCGATCAACGTGCAGCAGCTGGTGGCGCCGCAACCATAA
- the LOC112899060 gene encoding GDSL esterase/lipase At5g55050-like, producing the protein MASHSGAFSLVALCLLLEVVLRGTAETLVPAVFVFGDSTVDIGNNNFIEKCDIGCKANYPPFGVDYLNHTPTGRFSNGYNLADQLAQLLHFDESPPPFLSLSNASLKTRMSTGISFASGGSGLLDATGNGLMCTQVFSMTEQVRNFTKLARKWGRADLISKSLIFISTGSNDLFEYTDFPDHNSNRNDTVFLESLVASYTSFLKELYGAGAKKFTVASPSLVGCCPSQRAIAHDPKNPRDIDEYGCFAAPNNLSRQLYPMIATMLHDLSLELPGMNYTLVDSIKILEWVFYNTVIPSSNFTVLDTACCGGGPFGADGCNSSAPLCQDRSNHLFWDEYHPTAAATGAAAKLIFDDTTGLFTHPINLQQLVEL; encoded by the exons ATGGCCAGCCACAGTGGGGCGTTCTCGCTCGTTGCCCTGTGCTTGCTGCTCGAGGTCGTGCTGCGGGGCACCGCAGAGACCCTCGTGCCAGCGGTGTTTGTGTTCGGGGACTCCACGGTGGACATCGGCAACAACAACTTCATTGAGAAGTGCGACATCGGCTGCAAAGCCAACTACCCGCCCTTCGGCGTCGACTACCTCAACCACACACCGACTGGCCGGTTTAGCAATGGCTACAACTTGGCGGACCAGCTAG CTCAACTGCTTCACTTTGACGAGAGCCCGCCTCCTTTCCTCTCCCTGTCGAACGCGAGCCTCAAAACCCGGATGAGCACGGGTATCAGCTTCGCGTCAGGAGGGTCGGGGCTTCTCGATGCCACCGGCAATGGACTAATG TGTACGCAAGTATTTTCTATGACTGAGCAGGTCAGGAACTTCACGAAGCTCGCTCGAAAGTGGGGCCGTGCTGATCTCATATCCAAATCCCTCATTTTCATCAGCACCGGCAGCAATGACCTGTTTGAGTACACCGACTTCCCAGACCATAACTCTAACCGTAACGACACAGTATTCTTGGAAAGCCTTGTGGCCTCCTATACGAGCTTTCTAAAG GAGTTGTATGGTGCGGGGGCAAAGAAATTTACCGTGGCGAGCCCGTCGCTGGTGGGGTGCTGTCCCTCGCAGAGGGCGATAGCTCATGATCCCAAGAATCCCAGGGATATCGACGAGTATGGCTGCTTCGCCGCGCCGAACAACCTCTCCCGGCAGCTGTACCCCATGATCGCCACCATGCTGCACGACCTCAGCCTGGAGCTGCCCGGCATGAACTACACCCTCGTGGACTCGATCAAGATTCTCGAGTGGGTCTTCTACAACACCGTCATACCTAGTTCCA ACTTCACGGTGCTGGACACGGCGTGCTGTGGTGGAGGGCCGTTTGGCGCTGATGGGTGTAACTCCTCGGCTCCCCTGTGCCAGGACCGCAGCAACCACCTGTTCTGGGACGAGTACCATCCGACCGCCGCCGCGACGGGGGCTGCTGCAAAGCTGATATTTGACGACACTACCGGGCTCTTCACCCACCCCATCAACCTGCAGCAACTGGTCGAGCTGTAG
- the LOC112900950 gene encoding L-ascorbate oxidase homolog: MVTYGDINPLGTPQQAILINGQFPGPKIECQTNDNLIINVHNNLPEPFLLSWNGLQQRKNSWQDGVSGTNCPIPPGQNFTYHMQAKDQIGSFFYFPSLAFHKAAGGFGAIHIRTRPLIPVPFPPPADEYTLLIGDWYTMNHKDLRGRLDSGRELPFPDGILINGKRSPDGADFTVEQGKTYRLRISNVGLQNTLNLMMQDHSMTLVEVEGTHTVQNSYASLDVHVGQSLSVLFDADRPARDYHVVVSTRFTNTTLRSTAVVRYAGSSGRAFGSLPLPAGPGDVEFSLNQARSIRTNLTASGPRPNPQGSYHYGSINVTRTIRLASSSPSLLAGGERRYAVNGVSFVEADTPLKLADYYNISGVFRLGGIPDAPPPAAAGAAEEVRSETAVMDLDHRSFVEVVLENGEDGVQSWHLDGHSVFVVGLDLGTWSEESRDSYNLVDAISRCTVQVYPRGWTAVLIALDNVGMWNMRSEVWGRRYLGQQFYLRVYTPTHSLRDELPIPDNALLCGRAAANTSRRLPVPPALLSR, from the exons ATGGTGACCTACGGCGACATAAATCCGCTCGGCACTCCACAGCAG GCGATTCTTATCAACGGGCAGTTTCCGGGGCCGAAGATTGAGTGCCAGACGAATGACAACTTGATCATCAACGTCCACAACAACTTGCCGGAGCCGTTCCTGCTCTCATG GAATGGTTTGCAGCAACGCAAGAATTCGTGGCAAGATGGCGTGTCCGGCACCAACTGCCCGATCCCACCCGGTCAGAACTTCACCTACCATATGCAGGCCAAGGACCAGATCGGCAGCTTCTTCTACTTCCCGTCGCTAGCATTCCACAAGGCCGCCGGCGGCTTCGGCGCCATCCACATCCGCACCCGCCCGCTGATCCCTGTCCCGTTCCCCCCGCCGGCCGACGAGTACACGCTGCTCATCGGCGATTGGTACACCATGAACCACAAG GATCTGCGAGGTAGGCTGGATAGTGGGAGGGAACTGCCTTTCCCTGACGGCATCCTCATCAACGGCAAGAGGAGCCCTGACGGTGCCGATTTCACCGTTGAGCAAG GAAAGACGTACAGGCTGCGCATTTCCAACGTCGGCCTGCAGAACACGCTCAACCTCATGATGCAAGACCACAGCATGACGCTGGTCGAGGTGGAGGGCACCCACACGGTGCAGAACTCCTACGCCTCCCTCGACGTCCACGTCGGCCAGTCGCTCTCCGTGCTGTTCGACGCCGACCGCCCCGCCAGGGACTACCATGTCGTCGTCTCCACCCGCTTCACGAACACCACCCTCCGCTCGACTGCCGTCGTCCGCTACGCCGGCTCGAGCGGCCGTGCTTTCGGGTCGCTGCCCCTGCCCGCCGGGCCCGGCGACGTCGAGTTCTCTCTCAACCAAGCTCGCTCCATCAG GACGAACCTGACGGCGAGCGGGCCGAGGCCCAACCCGCAGGGCTCGTACCACTACGGCTCCATCAACGTGACCCGCACCATCCGACTGGCCAGCAGCTCGCCGAGCTTgttggccggcggcgagcggaggTACGCGGTGAACGGGGTCTCGTTCGTGGAGGCCGACACGCCGCTCAAGCTGGCGGACTACTACAACATCAGCGGCGTGTTCCGGCTCGGCGGCATCccggacgcgccgccgccggccgccgccggcgccgcggaggAGGTGCGGAGCGAGACGGCCGTCATGGACTTGGACCACCGCTCCTTCGTCGAGGTCGTGCTCGAGAACGGCGAGGACGGCGTCCAGAGCTGGCACCTCGACGGCCACAGCGTCTTCGTCGTCGG ACTGGACCTGGGGACATGGAGCGAGGAGAGCAGGGATAGCTACAACCTCGTGGACGCCATCTCGCGGTGCACCGTGCAA GTGTACCCTAGGGGGTGGACGGCTGTTCTGATCGCGCTGGACAACGTGGGGATGTGGAACATGAGGTCGGAGGTGTGGGGGCGCCGGTACCTGGGCCAGCAGTTCTACCTCCGGGTGTACACGCCGACGCACTCGCTGCGCGACGAGCTCCCCATCCCCGACAACGCGCTCCTctgtggccgcgccgccgccaacaccagccgccgcctccccgtCCCGCCGGCGCTGCTAAGCAGGTAG